A stretch of Triticum aestivum cultivar Chinese Spring chromosome 1D, IWGSC CS RefSeq v2.1, whole genome shotgun sequence DNA encodes these proteins:
- the LOC123181608 gene encoding NADH dehydrogenase [ubiquinone] 1 beta subcomplex subunit 8, mitochondrial: MAGRLTAMGSRIMGGHGAAARAAASALRNRAGMGLPAGRHIVPDKPLPVNDELVWDNGTPFPEPCVDRLAPHIGKYEALAWLCGGLSFFAALGLAAVVNDKASKMPYTPKVYPFDNLRAELGDRS, from the exons ATGGCCGGGAGGCTGACTGCGATGGGATCCCGCATCATGGGCGGCCACGGCGCAGCCGCACGCGCCGCGGCCTCCGCCCTCCGCAACCGCGCCGGCATGGGCCTCCCCGCCGGCAGGCACATCGTCCCCGACAAGCCC CTGCCTGTGAACGACGAGCTGGTGTGGGACAATGGCACACCCTTCCCTGAGCCCTGCGTCGACCGCCTGGCGCCGCACATCGGCAAG TACGAGGCTCTGGCGTGGCTGTGTGGAGGTCTGAGCTTCTTCGCGGCTCTCGGCCTGGCTGCCGTTGTGAATGACAAGGCCTCCAAGATGCCTTAT ACACCAAAAGTCTACCCGTTCGACAATTTGAGAGCGGAACTTGGTGATAGATCATAA
- the LOC123181607 gene encoding putative lipid-binding protein AIR1 gives MAATGKTSSTVVAMSTLALAASLVLLLAVSTEAACPSKSKPTPSAPMVTGGSGSGSGGGKCPVDALKLGVCADVLGLGDGLTNLMAGSWSTASSGKKPCCELVDGLADLDAAVCLCTAIKANVLGVVDVGLPLQLGLLVNHCGRKLPAGFQCPN, from the coding sequence ATGGCGGCGACGGGCAAAACCAGCAGCACGGTGGTTGCAATGTCCACCCTGGCTCTAGCGGCgagcctcgtcctcctcctcgccgtctccACAGAGGCGGCCTGCCCCAGCAAGAGCAAACCAACGCCGAGCGCACCGATGGTGACGggcgggagcgggagcgggagcggcgGAGGTAAGTGCCCGGTGGACGCGCTGAAGCTGGGGGTGTGCGCGGACGTGCTGGGCCTAGGCGACGGGCTGACGAACCTGATGGCAGGCTCCTGGTCGAcggcgtcgtcggggaagaagccgTGCTGCGAGCTCGTCGACGGCCTCGCCGACCTGGACGCCGCCGTCTGCCTTTGCACCGCCATCAAGGCCAACGTGCTGGGCGTCGTCGACGTCGGCCTGCCCCTCCAGCTCGGCCTCCTCGTCAACCACTGCGGCAGGAAGCTCCCGGCTGGCTTCCAGTGCCCTAACTGA